In a genomic window of Methanosarcina horonobensis HB-1 = JCM 15518:
- a CDS encoding helix-turn-helix transcriptional regulator produces MNGFEIYKKMDDDAQAVHRSRLLTEILLSLNEESRKLSQLCEITGSTSQALIPKLRRLEADHLIETKEREYFLTPAGKIVASGIADSFVIFWAINKFKHFWLRHYLEEIPSPLLKEIGCLHESEILKDRGMKILNVYNNQLEMIKEADHIYGISSVVTEGYADSISERVKEGIPVELIVSLHVAEELKRSPYVKKLATLKGYKNFKLMLMNEDIKVGLIVTDKRLSLNLYKKEGIEYDISTGLFSSDSKAIEWGERLFWYCKGKTDFTKFQWRKTCQRIPG; encoded by the coding sequence ATGAACGGATTCGAAATTTATAAGAAAATGGACGATGACGCTCAGGCAGTACATAGGTCAAGACTTCTAACAGAGATACTTCTATCGTTAAACGAAGAAAGCAGAAAGCTTTCCCAGTTATGCGAAATTACCGGGAGCACGTCCCAGGCACTAATTCCAAAGCTCAGGAGACTGGAAGCAGATCATTTGATAGAAACAAAAGAACGCGAATATTTCCTGACACCGGCAGGAAAAATTGTGGCTTCAGGAATAGCTGACTCTTTTGTAATATTTTGGGCGATTAATAAATTTAAGCATTTCTGGTTGAGACATTACCTCGAAGAAATTCCCAGTCCTCTGTTAAAAGAAATAGGATGTCTTCACGAGTCTGAAATCCTCAAGGATCGAGGCATGAAAATCCTTAATGTTTACAACAACCAGTTAGAAATGATTAAAGAAGCAGACCATATATATGGTATATCGTCTGTGGTAACCGAAGGATATGCTGATTCTATCTCTGAAAGAGTGAAAGAAGGAATCCCTGTTGAGCTTATAGTTTCTCTTCACGTTGCAGAAGAATTGAAGCGATCACCTTACGTAAAAAAACTAGCCACATTGAAAGGTTATAAGAATTTTAAGTTAATGCTTATGAACGAAGATATTAAAGTGGGACTTATTGTTACGGATAAACGTCTTTCTCTGAATCTGTACAAAAAAGAAGGTATTGAGTACGACATAAGCACAGGCCTGTTTAGTTCTGACTCGAAAGCTATCGAATGGGGAGAGAGGCTTTTCTGGTATTGTAAAGGGAAAACAGATTTCACAAAATTTCAATGGCGTAAAACTTGTCAGAGAATACCTGGATAA
- a CDS encoding DUF3160 domain-containing protein: protein MVSLIFGSGCIDSSSEPVKETGMEGITDNLDNISNDTFFYDTSAPSPVENFSEKSNTIELEKQSSFSGYYSKENLQFGASVPTYSLPLEASEISNYGDFIQNIPLTNESRNLLYKNGFVVIENRAIENLPGAGNTRVNDTYRDLKVADVPIFITSDSLLHLYHIQFDETLKRAESGKFYDELWKLDKALLEASVEDYDSASGLEKEAARRNVAYFAVALSLLEPKSDQIGQSWENFGEIALFDSQEAKKYSFEIPSFVKIDVDTELHLIEEQEGGISPIFKYGEDYSQYTPRGHYTHSEKLKNYFMAMMWHGRISMLLQPEMISSEDPEKEAKIQTIQAFLISDHFDRDKGLRDRWDRIYEVTAFYVGFSDDLGPYEYAKVLDTVFGGNRYGVSFNNESLAELKTELEIYKSPKIYGGTGKIILAGSETENKTLDATKGFRFMGQRYIPDSYVLHKLGTPALNIMDLLGSERAREHLKNMGISESEEHKNSHLSLEKEFGAFDEEDWNKDLYWAQLYTLKPLLVSYPEGYPTFMQTEAWEDKQLNTALASWTELRHDTILYAKQAYFTGSVQIPEEKPVEGYVEPVPEFYARMIALTKMAHSGLAKMEVLDEQSDKDFSTLENTLERLLEISIKELENKELTDEEYEFIRNFDQNISPMLENVDIKSQMSTLVADVYTGPGGSVLEEGTGKLDLIVVAYKQPDGRIVLGAGPVMSYYEFWQPSGERLTDEEWRIMLNNNPPERPEWVESFRG, encoded by the coding sequence ATGGTTTCATTGATATTTGGATCAGGCTGCATTGACAGCAGTAGTGAACCAGTTAAAGAAACCGGCATGGAAGGGATTACAGATAACCTGGATAATATATCCAATGATACCTTTTTCTATGACACCTCTGCCCCTTCACCTGTTGAAAATTTCTCCGAAAAGAGCAATACTATTGAACTTGAAAAGCAAAGCTCTTTTTCTGGATATTACAGTAAAGAAAATCTACAGTTTGGAGCTTCCGTTCCCACTTATTCTTTACCTCTTGAGGCATCCGAAATTTCAAACTATGGTGATTTCATCCAAAATATTCCCCTGACGAACGAAAGCAGGAATTTGCTGTACAAAAATGGGTTTGTTGTAATTGAAAATCGGGCTATTGAAAACCTGCCCGGAGCAGGGAACACACGGGTAAATGATACTTACAGAGACCTGAAAGTGGCTGATGTTCCTATTTTCATTACGTCTGATTCTCTTCTTCACCTTTATCACATCCAGTTTGATGAGACGCTAAAAAGGGCGGAATCAGGGAAATTTTACGATGAGCTGTGGAAACTTGACAAAGCTCTCCTTGAAGCCTCCGTAGAGGATTATGACAGTGCATCAGGACTAGAAAAAGAAGCTGCAAGAAGAAATGTAGCATATTTTGCGGTTGCTTTGAGCCTTCTTGAACCGAAATCCGACCAGATAGGGCAATCATGGGAGAATTTTGGGGAAATTGCACTATTCGATTCTCAGGAAGCAAAAAAATACAGTTTTGAAATTCCTTCTTTTGTAAAAATAGATGTAGACACTGAACTGCACCTGATAGAGGAACAGGAGGGAGGAATATCTCCAATTTTCAAGTACGGAGAAGATTACTCTCAGTACACCCCAAGGGGACATTACACTCACTCTGAGAAACTGAAGAACTATTTTATGGCTATGATGTGGCACGGCAGAATCAGTATGCTACTTCAGCCGGAAATGATTTCTTCAGAAGACCCGGAAAAGGAAGCAAAAATTCAGACTATTCAGGCCTTTTTAATTTCTGACCATTTTGACAGGGACAAAGGCCTCAGAGACAGGTGGGATAGAATTTACGAGGTAACGGCTTTCTATGTCGGTTTTTCCGACGATCTCGGGCCCTATGAATACGCAAAAGTTCTGGATACTGTCTTTGGGGGGAATAGGTATGGAGTGAGTTTCAATAATGAAAGCCTGGCAGAACTGAAAACCGAGCTGGAAATATATAAAAGTCCGAAAATCTACGGCGGGACAGGGAAAATAATTCTTGCAGGTTCCGAAACTGAAAACAAAACTCTTGATGCTACAAAAGGTTTCAGGTTCATGGGTCAACGCTACATCCCTGATTCCTATGTTCTCCATAAGCTCGGTACTCCTGCCCTGAACATCATGGATCTTCTCGGTTCTGAAAGGGCCAGAGAGCACCTGAAAAACATGGGTATTTCTGAAAGTGAAGAACATAAAAATAGCCACCTATCTCTGGAAAAAGAATTTGGAGCTTTTGATGAAGAAGACTGGAACAAAGACCTTTACTGGGCTCAATTATACACCTTAAAGCCCCTTCTTGTAAGCTATCCAGAAGGTTATCCTACCTTCATGCAGACCGAAGCCTGGGAAGATAAACAGCTTAATACAGCTCTTGCTTCCTGGACAGAACTCAGGCATGATACTATTCTCTATGCAAAGCAGGCCTACTTCACAGGTTCTGTCCAAATTCCGGAAGAAAAGCCTGTGGAGGGTTATGTGGAGCCAGTGCCTGAGTTCTATGCTAGGATGATTGCTCTTACAAAAATGGCACATAGCGGGCTTGCTAAAATGGAAGTGCTTGATGAGCAGTCGGATAAAGACTTTTCAACTCTTGAAAACACCCTTGAAAGGCTGCTGGAAATCTCAATTAAAGAACTTGAAAACAAAGAGCTTACGGATGAAGAGTATGAGTTCATAAGAAATTTCGATCAGAATATATCCCCAATGCTTGAGAATGTGGATATAAAGTCCCAGATGTCCACTCTGGTTGCAGATGTTTATACAGGTCCGGGAGGAAGTGTTCTGGAAGAAGGGACAGGGAAACTGGACCTGATAGTAGTAGCGTACAAACAGCCTGACGGCAGGATCGTGCTTGGAGCAGGTCCTGTAATGAGTTATTATGAATTCTGGCAGCCTTCAGGAGAACGATTGACTGATGAAGAATGGAGGATAATGCTGAACAATAACCCTCCTGAAAGGCCGGAATGGGTTGAATCCTTTAGGGGATAA
- the aroC gene encoding chorismate synthase, whose product MAGNVFGQMFQITTWGESHGRAVGVVVDGLPAGLPFSEADIQKELDRRRPGQSEVSTPRNEADRVEILSGIFEGMSTGTPISMLVWNSDARSSSYDAIKNTPRPGHADFTYMARYGIRDHRGGGRSSARETIGRVAGGALAKLLLSHFGIRIAGHVLELGGIRAKPLSFEEILENVEKTPVRCADPEAAKKMLERVAALRQEGDSVGGIVELIIKGVPAGLGEPVFDRLDADFAKALMSIPAVKGFEIGAGFEAARMRGSEMNDSFRMEDGKITCPSNNAGGILGGISTGLDIVCRAAVKPTPSISKLQQTVDLTTLENTDIVIKGRHDPTIPPRMVPVAEAMVALALADHMLRSGFINPRTLLE is encoded by the coding sequence ATGGCTGGAAACGTTTTCGGGCAAATGTTTCAAATCACGACCTGGGGCGAGTCTCACGGCAGGGCTGTCGGTGTCGTGGTTGACGGGCTGCCTGCAGGGCTTCCTTTTTCAGAAGCTGACATCCAGAAAGAACTGGACAGGCGGCGCCCTGGGCAGAGTGAAGTCTCCACACCGAGAAATGAGGCTGACAGGGTGGAGATACTTTCCGGAATTTTCGAAGGCATGAGCACGGGCACTCCCATCTCCATGCTGGTCTGGAACTCTGATGCTCGATCCTCTTCTTATGATGCTATTAAAAATACCCCTCGCCCAGGACATGCTGACTTTACTTACATGGCAAGATACGGAATAAGAGACCATCGAGGAGGAGGCAGGTCTTCAGCCCGCGAGACTATAGGCAGGGTTGCAGGCGGCGCCCTGGCAAAGCTTCTACTTTCCCATTTTGGTATCCGGATTGCAGGGCACGTGCTCGAACTCGGCGGGATCCGGGCAAAACCTCTCTCTTTTGAAGAAATCCTCGAAAATGTCGAAAAAACTCCTGTTCGCTGCGCAGACCCAGAAGCTGCAAAGAAAATGCTTGAAAGGGTTGCAGCGCTGAGGCAGGAAGGAGACAGCGTCGGCGGGATTGTCGAGCTTATTATAAAAGGTGTGCCTGCAGGCCTTGGAGAACCCGTATTTGACAGGCTTGATGCAGACTTTGCAAAAGCTCTTATGAGTATCCCCGCGGTCAAAGGCTTTGAAATCGGAGCCGGATTTGAGGCAGCCCGCATGCGTGGAAGTGAGATGAATGACTCCTTCCGCATGGAGGACGGAAAAATCACCTGTCCAAGCAATAACGCAGGCGGGATTCTTGGAGGAATTTCGACAGGTCTGGATATCGTTTGCAGGGCGGCAGTAAAACCCACACCTTCCATTAGCAAACTTCAGCAAACCGTTGACCTTACAACTCTGGAAAACACTGATATCGTTATCAAAGGGCGGCACGACCCCACGATTCCCCCGCGTATGGTGCCGGTTGCCGAAGCTATGGTTGCTCTTGCCCTTGCTGACCATATGCTCAGGAGCGGTTTTATTAATCCAAGGACTCTGCTGGAATAA
- a CDS encoding cation diffusion facilitator family transporter: MIHRFKKVQRVLVLVLFLNLAVAFAKIIYGTLSGALSMTADGYHSLFDGVSNIVGLIGSFIAARPPDKEHPYGHHKYETVASIFISLLLLYVGFEIFRNAFDRFLVRSVPEVTAISFLIILGTMCINYLVTHYEYRQGLSLKSQVLIADSLHTKSDIYVSLSVIVSLAAVRLGFPLLDPVIALLISLIIFRAGFRIMKESSKVLLDMSRLEEEEICRLALGVEGVLGCHKIRTRGGMGDIRIDMHVLVQPDMPLEEAHLIAHRVSKMLKAEYEDVTDVVVHLEPALPQGSNTKKTS; the protein is encoded by the coding sequence GTGATACACAGGTTTAAAAAAGTCCAACGAGTTCTTGTGCTTGTACTTTTCCTGAACCTTGCCGTAGCTTTTGCTAAAATTATCTACGGAACCCTGAGCGGTGCTCTCAGTATGACCGCAGATGGTTATCATTCTCTTTTCGATGGGGTCTCAAACATTGTAGGACTAATAGGAAGTTTCATTGCAGCACGCCCTCCGGATAAAGAGCACCCTTACGGCCACCATAAATATGAAACGGTAGCCTCTATTTTTATTTCCCTGCTCCTTCTTTATGTGGGTTTTGAGATTTTCCGGAATGCATTTGACCGTTTTCTTGTCCGGAGTGTACCTGAGGTAACAGCTATCAGTTTTCTCATTATACTGGGCACGATGTGCATTAACTATCTGGTTACTCATTATGAGTACAGACAGGGTTTATCCCTGAAAAGCCAGGTCCTTATTGCTGACTCATTACATACAAAAAGCGATATTTATGTTTCTCTTTCAGTAATAGTAAGCCTGGCTGCCGTAAGGCTGGGCTTTCCTCTTCTTGACCCTGTAATTGCTCTTCTTATATCCCTTATTATCTTCAGGGCCGGGTTCCGGATTATGAAGGAAAGCTCAAAGGTCCTGCTCGATATGTCCAGGCTTGAGGAAGAAGAGATATGCAGACTTGCCCTGGGGGTTGAAGGAGTACTGGGCTGCCATAAGATCAGGACTCGCGGAGGAATGGGGGATATCCGAATAGATATGCATGTGCTTGTACAGCCTGACATGCCTCTGGAAGAAGCCCATCTTATTGCTCACAGAGTAAGCAAAATGCTGAAAGCCGAATACGAGGACGTTACTGATGTGGTTGTGCACCTTGAGCCCGCCTTACCCCAAGGATCAAATACCAAAAAAACCAGTTAA
- the ribB gene encoding 3,4-dihydroxy-2-butanone-4-phosphate synthase, giving the protein MSESTVYECLKYGNENINRALEALRAGKMIQIYDSDSREGETDLVIPAKVVTYTDVKWMRKDAGGLICVAVDPVASKQLKLPFMAELVREASKTSDSLGEVVEKDGDLKYDSHSSFSLWVNHRDTRTGIPDIERALTIRKIGEITEGSLSGNGVRFGNEFRTPGHVALLRAAEGLLDERMGQTELSVALARMAGITPAMVVCEMLDDESGKALSKEKSKEYGKDHGLIFLEGQEIVEAYMLWTGAGC; this is encoded by the coding sequence ATGAGTGAGAGCACGGTATACGAATGCCTGAAGTACGGTAACGAGAACATCAACAGGGCGCTGGAAGCCCTGCGTGCCGGGAAAATGATCCAGATCTATGACTCGGACTCCAGGGAAGGAGAAACAGATCTTGTAATCCCTGCAAAGGTTGTCACTTACACGGATGTGAAGTGGATGCGAAAAGATGCAGGCGGGCTTATCTGCGTTGCAGTGGACCCTGTGGCATCAAAGCAGCTCAAATTACCCTTTATGGCAGAACTTGTCAGAGAAGCCAGCAAAACCAGCGACTCCCTTGGAGAAGTAGTTGAAAAAGACGGGGATCTTAAATACGATTCACATTCTTCTTTCTCTCTCTGGGTCAACCACAGGGATACAAGGACAGGTATTCCTGATATTGAAAGAGCTCTTACAATCAGGAAAATAGGAGAAATCACAGAAGGATCCCTTTCAGGAAACGGAGTCCGTTTTGGAAACGAGTTCAGAACTCCGGGGCACGTGGCTCTCCTGAGGGCTGCCGAAGGTCTTCTTGATGAGCGTATGGGTCAGACCGAACTTTCAGTCGCTCTTGCCCGGATGGCAGGAATCACCCCTGCAATGGTTGTCTGTGAGATGTTGGACGATGAGAGCGGAAAAGCTCTTTCAAAAGAAAAATCTAAAGAATATGGCAAAGATCACGGGCTTATCTTCCTTGAAGGGCAGGAAATAGTTGAAGCTTACATGCTGTGGACAGGTGCAGGCTGCTGA
- a CDS encoding winged helix-turn-helix domain-containing protein/riboflavin kinase — MSDIEYLKKLALRGAVNKTVKVSSSEFHKHTGDSSKTAARKLKQLEEERLIERKIVPGGQLIKMTEKGIEILKNEYVEYSRIFSSEPDTLELEGNVLKGLGEGQYYINIPGYRKQFEEKLHFVPFPGTLNVQLSENSSALRNRLREMPAVRIDGFNDGERTFGGGNCYPVRVGGIEAAVVVPDRTHYPSDLIEIIAPVKLRDALKLKDGDKIVTRLKKQGTEGQ, encoded by the coding sequence GTGTCGGACATTGAATACCTGAAGAAACTTGCCCTCAGAGGGGCAGTAAATAAAACTGTTAAGGTCTCTTCTAGTGAGTTTCACAAGCATACGGGGGATAGTTCCAAAACCGCAGCACGAAAGCTAAAACAGCTTGAGGAAGAGCGGCTAATTGAAAGAAAAATAGTTCCCGGTGGCCAGTTGATAAAAATGACAGAAAAAGGGATTGAAATCCTAAAGAACGAATATGTTGAATACAGCAGGATATTTTCCTCAGAGCCCGATACTCTGGAACTAGAAGGAAACGTGCTTAAAGGCCTTGGCGAAGGTCAGTACTATATAAACATCCCCGGATACAGGAAACAATTTGAAGAAAAACTGCACTTCGTACCCTTTCCGGGAACCCTTAACGTGCAGCTTTCGGAAAACAGCTCAGCTCTTCGAAACAGGCTGCGAGAAATGCCTGCTGTCCGGATAGACGGTTTCAATGACGGGGAACGCACTTTCGGGGGTGGAAACTGTTATCCTGTCAGAGTAGGGGGCATAGAGGCTGCTGTTGTCGTCCCTGACAGGACGCATTACCCTTCAGATTTAATTGAGATTATTGCACCGGTAAAACTCAGGGATGCCCTGAAATTAAAAGACGGAGATAAAATTGTGACAAGGCTAAAAAAGCAGGGTACGGAGGGACAGTAA
- a CDS encoding HVO_0476 family zinc finger protein, producing the protein MTQHIKIECPSCSPEERVSHELIKLGISPLVHCLECGLVYVAQGIKIPEKVSVRVFVNRIEQPFTRWVKLSAGELLCEDEEIVLDKVKTGDGSPFVITSLQVGVRRVSSALAEELDTIWARPLNEITFAKRRKTRQKHPISSENMTSVAGISVPSECLKAVQES; encoded by the coding sequence ATGACACAGCATATCAAAATAGAATGTCCCTCATGTTCGCCTGAGGAAAGAGTCTCGCATGAACTGATAAAACTTGGAATAAGCCCTCTGGTGCACTGCCTTGAGTGCGGGCTTGTTTACGTTGCCCAGGGGATAAAAATTCCTGAAAAAGTAAGCGTAAGGGTCTTCGTAAACAGGATAGAGCAGCCCTTCACCCGCTGGGTAAAGCTGAGTGCCGGAGAACTTCTATGCGAAGATGAAGAAATAGTCCTGGATAAAGTAAAAACCGGCGACGGCAGCCCATTTGTTATAACTTCGCTCCAGGTTGGAGTAAGGAGGGTTTCTTCTGCCCTTGCTGAGGAGCTTGACACAATCTGGGCAAGACCTCTGAACGAAATTACTTTCGCAAAGAGAAGAAAAACAAGGCAAAAACACCCGATATCCTCTGAAAACATGACATCCGTAGCTGGAATTTCTGTTCCTTCAGAATGCTTGAAAGCAGTCCAGGAAAGCTGA
- a CDS encoding HVO_0476 family zinc finger protein has translation MREIEVECPSCSPREEIGHEVLKEGQSPLVRCLECGQVHAAKIKTPKSVSLKVIVSKQDISNTYKTELDSETILQVDDELVVDDEETGVVCPILITALDAGGKRVKVAKAENTETIWGRAIDEVTVKFSAQEGTEKTEVIEKRVPGDYEFVVGAEEKVGNTRLFINKIKVRDGIFRSRKGDVVLAKYVKRIFARKKGDGSGQRSFRKGPW, from the coding sequence ATGAGAGAAATTGAAGTGGAGTGCCCCTCATGCTCTCCGAGAGAGGAAATAGGGCACGAGGTCCTTAAAGAAGGACAGAGTCCGCTTGTCCGCTGTCTTGAGTGCGGACAGGTACATGCAGCGAAGATAAAAACCCCTAAATCAGTCAGTTTGAAGGTTATAGTAAGCAAACAGGATATTTCGAATACCTACAAAACCGAACTCGATTCCGAGACTATCCTTCAGGTAGACGACGAACTGGTTGTTGACGATGAAGAAACAGGTGTAGTCTGTCCTATCCTGATTACAGCCCTTGATGCGGGAGGAAAAAGGGTCAAAGTAGCTAAGGCAGAAAACACCGAAACAATATGGGGGAGAGCCATCGATGAGGTGACTGTAAAGTTTTCTGCACAGGAAGGAACTGAAAAAACAGAGGTAATTGAAAAACGCGTTCCTGGAGATTACGAATTTGTTGTGGGAGCGGAAGAAAAAGTTGGGAACACCCGCCTTTTCATCAACAAAATAAAAGTCAGAGACGGAATATTCAGGTCCAGAAAAGGCGATGTCGTACTTGCAAAATATGTGAAAAGGATTTTTGCCAGAAAGAAGGGGGATGGTTCTGGTCAACGCAGTTTCAGAAAAGGACCGTGGTGA
- a CDS encoding protein-L-isoaspartate O-methyltransferase — protein sequence MVLVNAVSEKDRGEDRKKREEEREEFEKLRKLLVEGLEGFVLDEKVLRAMLRVPRHMFVPEYEQRAAYTDRPLEIGHGQTISAPHMVAIMCEVLELSEGHKVLEIGAGSGYNAAVMAELVGKTGHVYTVERIDSLVDFARNNLKETGYDNVTVLLENGSMGYPEYAPYDRIAVTCAAPSIPEPLLEQLKPGGILVIPVGNYSQELIKVKKDSKGNIHRKKKGDVVFVPLIGKYGFRRG from the coding sequence ATGGTTCTGGTCAACGCAGTTTCAGAAAAGGACCGTGGTGAGGATAGAAAAAAAAGAGAAGAAGAGAGAGAAGAGTTCGAAAAGCTCCGCAAGCTTCTTGTAGAAGGGCTTGAAGGTTTCGTACTGGACGAAAAAGTGCTCAGGGCCATGCTCCGTGTTCCCAGGCACATGTTTGTTCCGGAATATGAGCAAAGGGCAGCTTATACGGACAGGCCCCTGGAAATCGGCCATGGGCAAACGATATCTGCCCCTCATATGGTTGCTATCATGTGTGAAGTCCTAGAGCTGTCTGAAGGACATAAAGTCCTGGAAATAGGGGCAGGTTCCGGATACAATGCTGCAGTGATGGCAGAGCTTGTAGGAAAAACCGGGCATGTTTACACTGTAGAACGAATAGATTCTCTTGTAGATTTTGCAAGGAATAACCTGAAGGAAACAGGGTATGATAACGTTACAGTATTACTTGAAAATGGGTCAATGGGTTACCCCGAGTATGCGCCTTATGATAGAATAGCTGTAACATGTGCAGCACCCTCTATTCCAGAGCCTCTGCTGGAACAGCTGAAACCCGGAGGTATACTGGTAATTCCTGTAGGAAATTATTCGCAGGAGCTTATAAAGGTTAAAAAAGATAGTAAGGGCAATATACACAGGAAAAAAAAAGGCGACGTTGTTTTCGTACCTTTGATTGGTAAATATGGCTTCCGAAGAGGTTAA
- a CDS encoding bifunctional nuclease family protein: MDIDIYEDFEEIRVKDVYIVDVFNDPTPVVLLENLKGEMLPIYIGHLEALSIGNVLKNISPPRPMAHDLMVNIFDRLGIKIEGVMIDDKVDRVYYARLLVRKDNNIMQFDARPSDCIALALRVGAPIRIKKKVLECSEIEMSRLEGARVMNIFG; this comes from the coding sequence ATGGACATCGACATATACGAGGACTTTGAAGAAATTCGTGTCAAAGATGTATATATAGTCGACGTCTTCAACGACCCCACACCTGTTGTACTTCTTGAGAATTTAAAAGGTGAGATGCTTCCGATTTATATCGGGCATCTGGAAGCCCTTTCAATAGGAAATGTGCTTAAAAATATCTCTCCTCCTCGCCCCATGGCGCACGACCTGATGGTCAATATTTTTGACCGCCTGGGAATTAAAATTGAGGGCGTAATGATCGATGACAAGGTGGATAGAGTATATTATGCCCGCCTTCTGGTAAGAAAAGATAATAACATAATGCAGTTTGATGCAAGGCCAAGCGACTGCATTGCCCTCGCTCTCCGGGTGGGAGCTCCGATAAGGATAAAAAAGAAAGTGCTGGAATGTTCCGAGATAGAGATGTCCAGACTTGAAGGGGCACGAGTGATGAACATTTTTGGTTAA
- the hisF gene encoding imidazole glycerol phosphate synthase subunit HisF — MLTKRIIPCLDVTLDRAGGCVVKGVEFVDLKEAGDPVELAKRYNEDGADELVFLDITASAHGRETMIDVIERTADEVFIPLTVGGGISSIDAIRQILRAGADKVSVNTSAVKNPDFIKESSDIFGAQCIVTAIDCRRNTDVKNNPEKTILELEDGTPAWYEVVVYGGREATGIDAVQWARRAEELGSGEILLTSMDRDGTCAGYDLPITRKLSEELDIPIIASGGVGNPQHIYEGFSEGKADAALAASIFHFSEYSVREVKEYLREREIPVRL, encoded by the coding sequence ATGCTCACCAAAAGAATCATACCATGCCTTGATGTAACCCTTGACAGAGCAGGCGGCTGTGTTGTCAAGGGCGTGGAGTTTGTGGACCTGAAAGAAGCCGGAGACCCTGTGGAGCTCGCCAAGCGTTATAATGAAGACGGTGCGGACGAGCTTGTTTTTCTGGATATCACAGCTTCCGCTCACGGCAGGGAAACCATGATCGATGTCATCGAAAGGACTGCAGACGAAGTCTTCATCCCTCTCACTGTGGGAGGCGGGATCAGTTCGATTGATGCCATCCGACAGATCCTCAGGGCAGGCGCTGATAAAGTTTCTGTCAATACCTCAGCCGTGAAGAATCCTGACTTTATCAAAGAGTCTTCCGACATATTCGGAGCCCAGTGCATTGTTACTGCTATTGACTGCAGACGAAACACAGATGTAAAGAACAATCCTGAAAAGACTATTCTCGAGCTGGAAGACGGGACTCCTGCCTGGTACGAAGTGGTAGTTTACGGAGGTAGGGAAGCCACAGGAATTGATGCCGTGCAGTGGGCAAGAAGAGCAGAAGAGCTGGGCTCCGGAGAAATCCTGCTTACAAGCATGGATAGGGATGGAACATGCGCGGGCTATGATCTCCCCATCACAAGGAAACTCTCAGAAGAACTGGATATTCCAATTATCGCTTCGGGAGGAGTCGGAAATCCGCAGCACATCTATGAAGGGTTTTCTGAAGGAAAAGCCGATGCTGCCCTTGCAGCAAGTATCTTCCACTTTAGCGAATATTCGGTACGGGAAGTAAAAGAGTACCTTAGAGAGAGGGAAATTCCTGTAAGGCTATGA